From one Brachypodium distachyon strain Bd21 chromosome 4, Brachypodium_distachyon_v3.0, whole genome shotgun sequence genomic stretch:
- the LOC100833447 gene encoding formin-like protein 12 isoform X5, translating into MALFRRLFYRKPPDRLLEIADRVYVFDCCFSTETMDQFKYKNYLDGIVLQLREQFADSPLMVLNFRDEGKSLVSGLFSLYRITVKDYPCQYLGCPLLPLDIIIHFLRLSERWLMLEGKQNILLMHCERGGWPVLAFMLAGLLLYRKQYNGEQRTLDMVYKQAPKELLQMLTTLNPQSSHIRYLQYICRMDYELGTQPIPFTMDCVILRGVPNFDGVGGCRPIVRVYGQDILTADKGRNVLATPFKAKKHVRRYRQADNIPVKLNVGSCVQGDVVLECLHVDDGLENERLMFRVMFNTFFIQSHILQLNFEDIDVSWDADHRFAKNFKAEVLFSEFDAESDVSTEIASDDDDDDCGDEIEVGSTDEFFEAEEIFSNPDSHDVHKDADTLSVASTDSTLSAEVRKVSPFSNLELMNDIDGSQESKTDDMSLSFEILNDEKACTSVDTNIMHEDITRVVNSSLETTTYGSRDSSNSSSATYRDKDDGCSVENSNSEKDSTVDPKQDLSHTDNVLVKEVIILETNSPKDIQMIKEVIISEVTTPKQLLEGDTMEIESGDAVHNSESIASAEVDNIEGLDIALKQGEGDSPGEGCVVYDNGTKQEDNSNTEQASISGTNVPVIEHTDENNRVDLPSLEKSHPQSTSATLVLSSSEQKIKQSDASNSNETREQTVGMEASISNSTGQPSNTSSTVNILPEGCSLAANGARTCAGTSIVTADSSRLVLKKKGFLPLSTYSIFAPLSPRRNPLRSASTDLSFLSPLQTESNQNSVPSTSTEHKWHPTPSSSTSLRSSKVPSLVNPPLRPIKTVSSLPSSSLETYLEMSTSYSPASHANHQQHINPHPPWIPPPRQLHPAKTQGKDLHPFGLSFPAFKRYGIPPPPPPPHTHSTQKNSSSLIADHEQRRVEGSCSSSPFIQTVLNLGFSSPILPSKSSIDMPEFLLGASSFLDAELTNRRNIPSGMDVPTTSEDPKYFFSVPHSLSPKISHHNTPQPPPLPPLLPPLPLPITCNETVPLVCSKSPSDPSYKEPPMPPERQPPSPPPPPGTNDPSISNFVNEQLDPMETCKEFLRSEMSTESSPSTVHRKEHGGIPTPPHPPICRWPRGVSSVQSLTPRPSTPPPPPPFPPHLSSLQSPQHLPSLSPSPSTRSLLVPSRTNVPSPHLPQPPPIHINQPPPPPPMLPHRPSLPRKHATPAPPPLPREHQVIFPLPPISPTRHVLPSPPPPPPFGRHQAPLPPALPSFVRHIAPPPLLYPHFSEDLSTPPLTTDARIPLPPPPPPKDTAGNFAPLPTEGSPRPALPECQVEAPIPLPPLEGLERIPPALSAEGDKTILLPSLVGGLEKTPLQDGFGGGAPPPPPPPPLGAYGGAPLPPPPPGGYVGAPTPPPPPLGVDGVPPPSVLIPGGYKRAPPPPLLPPPLPEGYEGAPPPPPLPPGAYGGAAVTRLPPPGGYGGGAPPPPPPPGEIGAPPPPPPPGGIGAPPPPPPPGGIGAPPPPPPIGGLGGTPSPPPPAGFRGGGPSPPPPGGYGGTPPPPPQRGHGGVGGPPPPPGAPAPPMPPGVPRVPPPPPGVPGGPPPPPGVPGGPPPPPGGRGGPPPPGGRGPGLARASTAVRRSSLKPLHWVKVTRAMQGSLWAELQKQADADSNSEFDVNELASLFTIAPKTKGGSKSEGAGKSLGSKTDKIHLIDIRRANNTEIMLTKIKMPLSEMMSAALALDDSVLDSDMVENLIKFCPTKEEMELLKNYTGDKEGLGKCEQFFLELMKVPRVESKFRIFSFKIQFQSQGC; encoded by the exons CTCCATTGATGGTATTAAACTTCAGGGATGAAGGAAAAAGTCTGGTTTCTGGCTTGTTCTCCCTGTACAGAATTACAGTCAAAGACTATCCCTGCCAGTACCTGGGATGCCCATTGCTTCCTTtggacatcatcatccacTTCCTGAGGCTGAGTGAGAGGTGGCTTATGCTTGAAGGGAAGCAAAACATTCTGCTGATGCACTGTGAGAGAGGTGGATGGCCAGTGTTGGCATTTATGCTTGCAGGTCTTCTTCTGTACCGGAAACAATATAATGGGGAGCAAAGAACTCTAGACATGGTGTACAAGCAAGCACCTAAGGAGCTGCTTCAGATGTTAACAACACTAAATCCGCAGTCTTCTCATATTCGATATCTACAGTACATATGCAGAATGGACTATGAGTTGGGTACACAACCTATTCCTTTCACCATGGATTGTGTAATTCTTAGAGGAGTACCAAATTTCGATGGAGTAGGTGGTTGTAGGCCAATAGTTCGAGTATATGGGCAGGATATTCTAACAGCTGATAAAGGTCGCAATGTTCTCGCGACACCATTCAAAGcaaagaaacatgttaggCGTTACAGACAG GCAGATAACATTCCGGTGAAGTTAAATGTGGGATCCTGCGTCCAAGGTGATGTGGTCCTTGAATGCTTGCATGTGGATGATGGCCTTGAAAATGAAAGGTTAATGTTTAGGGTAATGTTCAATACCTTTTTTATCCAGTCTCACATTTTACAGTTGAACTTTGAGGACATTGATGTCTCTTGGGATGCCGATCACCGGTTCGCAAAGAACTTCAAAGCAGAG GTACTCTTTTCAGAGTTTGATGCTGAATCCGATGTGTCCACCGAAATTGcctctgatgatgatgatgatgattgtGGTGATGAGATAGAAGTTGGCTCTACTGATGAGTTCTTTGAAGCAGAAGAAATCTTCAGTAATCCTGACTCGCATGATGTGCACAAGGATGCTGATACTCTTTCTGTAGCCTCTACAGATAGTACTTTAAGTGCCGAAGTCAGGAAAGTCTCACCATTTTCTAATCTTGAGCTGATGAATGATATTGATGGATCACAAGAAAGTAAAACTGATGACATGAGTTTGTCATTTGAAATACTAAATGATGAAAAGGCATGCACATCTGTTGACACCAATATTATGCATGAAGACATAACCAGAGTAGTGAACTCAAGTTTGGAAACTACAACGTATGGAAGCAGAGACAGCAGCAATTCGAGTTCTGCTACCTACAGAGATAAAGATGATGGCTGCTCAGTTGAAAATAGCAACTCTGAGAAGGATAGCACGGTGGACCCAAAGCAAGACTTGAGTCATACTGATAATGTGTTGGTCAAAGAGGTGATTATATTGGAAACTAATAGTCCGAAGGACATACAGATGATCAAAGAAGTTATCATATCTGAAGTCACCACTCCAAAACAATTGCTGGAGGGGGATACAATGGAAATTGAATCAGGCGATGCAGTCCACAATTCAGAAAGCATTGCATCAGCAGAGGTTGATAATATTGAAGGACTTGACATTGCTCTCAAGCAGGGTGAAGGAGACAGTCCAGGAGAAGGATGTGTTGTGTACGACAATGGCACCAAACAAGAAGACAACAGCAATACGGAGCAAGCTAGCATCAGTGGCACAAATGTACCAGTGATTGAGCATACAGATGAGAATAACAGGGTGGACCTTCCATCGTTAGAGAAATCACATCCGCAGAGCACAAGTGCTACCCTTGTTTTGAGTTCCAGCGAGCAAAAGATTAAGCAATCTGATGCTTCCAATAGTAATGAAACCAGAGAACAAACAGTGGGAATGGAAGCTTCGATATCCAACTCGACAGGCCAACCTTCTAATACTTCTTCAACAGTTAATATACTACCTGAAGGATGTAGCTTGGCAGCAAATGGTGCTCGAACTTGTGCTGGTACAAGTATAGTTACAGCTGACTCATCTCGACTGGTACTAAAGAAAAAAGGTTTTCTTCCTTTGTCAACATATAGTATTTTTGCTCCATTATCTCCCAGGCGTAATCCACTTCGTTCAGCATCGACAGATTTGTCCTTTCTTTCTCCATTGCAAACAGAATCAAATCAGAACTCTGTTCCTTCTACAAGTACAGAGCACAAGTGGCATCCAACACCCTCATCCTCTACATCCCTGAGATCATCAAAAGTACCATCTCTAGTAAATCCCCCTCTACGCCCAATCAAAACTGTTTCATCTCTACCTTCATCTTCACTGGAAACATATCTAGAGATGTCAACTTCCTATTCTCCAGCATCACATGCCAACCATCAACAGCATATTAACCCTCATCCTCCCTGGATACCACCACCTCGACAACTTCACCCTGCAAAGACACAGGGAAAGGATTTACATCCATTTGGTCTGTCTTTTCCTGCTTTCAAAAGGTATGGAAtcccacccccacctcctcctccacacaCTCACAGTACTCAAAAGAATTCAAGCAGCCTGATAGCTGATCATGAACAAAGAAGAGTAGAAGGGTCTTGCTCCTCTAGTCCTTTTATACAAACTGTTCTCAACTTAGGTTTTTCCTCTCCAATTTTACCATCCAAAAGTAGCATAGATATGCCAGAATTCCTCTTAGGAGCCTCTAGTTTTCTAGATGCAGAATTAACAAACAGAAGAAATATACCATCTGGCATGGATGTTCCAACTACTAGTGAAGATCCAAAGTATTTCTTTAGTGTGCCTCATTCTTTATCTCCCAAAATTTCTCACCATAATACACCACAACCTCCACCTCTGCCTCCTCTACTACCACCATTACCATTGCCAATTACATGCAATGAAACAGTACCACTTGTATGCTCAAAGTCTCCTTCAGATCCTTCATATAAAGAACCACCAATGCCACCAGAAAGACAACCCccctctccacctccacctcctggAACAAATGATCcttcaatttcaaattttgtaAACGAACAACTAGATCCTATGGAAACATGCAAGGAGTTCTTGCGGTCTGAAATGAGCACTGAAAGCTCACCCTCCACAGTTCATAGAAAAGAACATGGAGGCATTCCAACTCCACCACATCCACCAATATGCCGTTGGCCTAGGGGAGTTTCTTCAGTTCAATCCCTTACCCCTCGACCTTCAACACCCCCTCCACCCCCACCTTTTCCACCACACTTGTCTTCGCTCCAATCTCCACAACATCTGCCCTCACTTTCGCCTTCACCCTCTACACGATCCTTGCTTGTTCCTTCAAGAACAAATGTACCATCTCCACATTTACCCCAACCGCCACCTATTCATATAAATCaacctcctccacctccacctatGCTCCCTCATCGTCCATCTCTTCCTAGAAAACATGCAACTCCAGCTCCACCACCTCTGCCTAGAGAACATCAAGTAATTTTTCCTTTGCCTCCAATTTCACCTACAAGGCATGTTTTACCgtcacctccaccaccacctcctttTGGACGACATCAAGCACCTTTGCCTCCAGCTCTGCCATCTTTTGTCAGACATATCGCGCCTCCACCCCTACTCTATCCTCATTTCAGTGAAGATTTATCAACTCCACCTCTAACAACGGATGCCAGAATTCCactgccaccaccacctccacctaAAGACACCGCTGGGAATTTCGCTCCACTTCCTACCGAAGGAAGCCCACGTCCTGCTTTACCAGAATGCCAAGTTGAAGCCCCAATTCCGTTACCTCCTCTTGAAGGACTAGAAAGAATTCCACCTGCACTTTCTGCTGAAGGAGATAAAACAATTCTACTGCCTTCTCTTGTTGGAGGGTTAGAAAAAACTCCACTACAAGATGGATTTGGAGGTGGAgccccacctccacctccacctccacctcttGGGGCATATGGAGGAGCGCCActgccacccccacccccgGGAGGATATGTGGGGGCACCTacacctcctccgccaccactTGGAGTAGATGGAGTGCCTCCACCGTCGGTGCTAATACCTGGAGGATACAAAAGggcacctccacctcctttACTACCTCCGCCACTTCCCGAAGGATATGAAGGAGCACCTCCACCCCCTCCACTACCTCCTGGAGCATATGGAGGGGCTGCAGTGACACGGCTTCCGCCTCCTGGGGGATATGGAGGTGGcgctccaccacctcctcctccacccggaGAAATTGgagctccacctcctcctcctccacccggaGGTATTGgagctccacctcctcctcctccacctggAGGAATTGGagctccacctccaccaccacctatTGGAGGGCTAGGAGGAACTCCGTcccctccacctcctgctGGATTTCGAGGTGGAGgtccgtctcctcctcctcccggaggGTATGGAGGGActccgccaccacctcctcagAGAGGGCATGGAGGAGTAGGTGGCccacctccccctcctggtGCACCTGCTCCTCCAATGCCTCCTGGAGTACCTCGTGTACCCCCTCCACCTCCTGGGGTACCTGGTGGGCCCCCTCCACCTCCTGGGGTACCTGGTGGCCCCCCTCCACCTCCTGGTGGACGAGGTGGGCCCCCTCCACCTGGTGGAAGAGGCCCTGGACTTGCTCGTGCATCTACTGCAGTACGAAGGTCATCTCTAAAACCACTGCACTGGGTCAAAGTAACAAGAGCAATGCAAGGAAGTTTATGGGCCGAACTACAAAAGCAAGCAGATGCTGACAG CAATTCCGAATTCGATGTGAATGAACTGGCGTCTCTTTTTACTATTGCTCCAAAGACAAAAGGTGGCTCGAAATCAGAAGGGGCTGGAAAATCTCTTGGTTCAAAAACTGACAAAATTCACCTG ATTGATATAAGACGGGCCAATAACACAGAGATCATGTTGACGAAAATCAAAATGCCACTCTCTGAAATGATG AGTGCTGCTCTAGCTTTGGATGATTCAGTTTTGGACTCTGATATGGTTGAGAATCTCATAAAGTTTTGcccaacaaaagaagaaatggaACTTCTAAAG AACTACACCGGAGACAAAGAAGGTCTTGGAAAGTGTGAGCAG TTCTTTCTAGAATTGATGAAGGTGCCAAGGGTTGAATCGAAGTTCAGGATATTTTCATTCAAGATTCAGTTTCAGTCACAG GGATGTTAG
- the LOC100833447 gene encoding formin-like protein 12 isoform X4, which translates to MALFRRLFYRKPPDRLLEIADRVYVFDCCFSTETMDQFKYKNYLDGIVLQLREQFADSPLMVLNFRDEGKSLVSGLFSLYRITVKDYPCQYLGCPLLPLDIIIHFLRLSERWLMLEGKQNILLMHCERGGWPVLAFMLAGLLLYRKQYNGEQRTLDMVYKQAPKELLQMLTTLNPQSSHIRYLQYICRMDYELGTQPIPFTMDCVILRGVPNFDGVGGCRPIVRVYGQDILTADKGRNVLATPFKAKKHVRRYRQADNIPVKLNVGSCVQGDVVLECLHVDDGLENERLMFRVMFNTFFIQSHILQLNFEDIDVSWDADHRFAKNFKAEVLFSEFDAESDVSTEIASDDDDDDCGDEIEVGSTDEFFEAEEIFSNPDSHDVHKDADTLSVASTDSTLSAEVRKVSPFSNLELMNDIDGSQESKTDDMSLSFEILNDEKACTSVDTNIMHEDITRVVNSSLETTTYGSRDSSNSSSATYRDKDDGCSVENSNSEKDSTVDPKQDLSHTDNVLVKEVIILETNSPKDIQMIKEVIISEVTTPKQLLEGDTMEIESGDAVHNSESIASAEVDNIEGLDIALKQGEGDSPGEGCVVYDNGTKQEDNSNTEQASISGTNVPVIEHTDENNRVDLPSLEKSHPQSTSATLVLSSSEQKIKQSDASNSNETREQTVGMEASISNSTGQPSNTSSTVNILPEGCSLAANGARTCAGTSIVTADSSRLVLKKKGFLPLSTYSIFAPLSPRRNPLRSASTDLSFLSPLQTESNQNSVPSTSTEHKWHPTPSSSTSLRSSKVPSLVNPPLRPIKTVSSLPSSSLETYLEMSTSYSPASHANHQQHINPHPPWIPPPRQLHPAKTQGKDLHPFGLSFPAFKRYGIPPPPPPPHTHSTQKNSSSLIADHEQRRVEGSCSSSPFIQTVLNLGFSSPILPSKSSIDMPEFLLGASSFLDAELTNRRNIPSGMDVPTTSEDPKYFFSVPHSLSPKISHHNTPQPPPLPPLLPPLPLPITCNETVPLVCSKSPSDPSYKEPPMPPERQPPSPPPPPGTNDPSISNFVNEQLDPMETCKEFLRSEMSTESSPSTVHRKEHGGIPTPPHPPICRWPRGVSSVQSLTPRPSTPPPPPPFPPHLSSLQSPQHLPSLSPSPSTRSLLVPSRTNVPSPHLPQPPPIHINQPPPPPPMLPHRPSLPRKHATPAPPPLPREHQVIFPLPPISPTRHVLPSPPPPPPFGRHQAPLPPALPSFVRHIAPPPLLYPHFSEDLSTPPLTTDARIPLPPPPPPKDTAGNFAPLPTEGSPRPALPECQVEAPIPLPPLEGLERIPPALSAEGDKTILLPSLVGGLEKTPLQDGFGGGAPPPPPPPPLGAYGGAPLPPPPPGGYVGAPTPPPPPLGVDGVPPPSVLIPGGYKRAPPPPLLPPPLPEGYEGAPPPPPLPPGAYGGAAVTRLPPPGGYGGGAPPPPPPPGEIGAPPPPPPPGGIGAPPPPPPPGGIGAPPPPPPIGGLGGTPSPPPPAGFRGGGPSPPPPGGYGGTPPPPPQRGHGGVGGPPPPPGAPAPPMPPGVPRVPPPPPGVPGGPPPPPGVPGGPPPPPGGRGGPPPPGGRGPGLARASTAVRRSSLKPLHWVKVTRAMQGSLWAELQKQADADSNSEFDVNELASLFTIAPKTKGGSKSEGAGKSLGSKTDKIHLIDIRRANNTEIMLTKIKMPLSEMMSAALALDDSVLDSDMVENLIKFCPTKEEMELLKNYTGDKEGLGKCEQFFLELMKVPRVESKFRIFSFKIQFQSQIRDVRKNLQTVASACEERL; encoded by the exons CTCCATTGATGGTATTAAACTTCAGGGATGAAGGAAAAAGTCTGGTTTCTGGCTTGTTCTCCCTGTACAGAATTACAGTCAAAGACTATCCCTGCCAGTACCTGGGATGCCCATTGCTTCCTTtggacatcatcatccacTTCCTGAGGCTGAGTGAGAGGTGGCTTATGCTTGAAGGGAAGCAAAACATTCTGCTGATGCACTGTGAGAGAGGTGGATGGCCAGTGTTGGCATTTATGCTTGCAGGTCTTCTTCTGTACCGGAAACAATATAATGGGGAGCAAAGAACTCTAGACATGGTGTACAAGCAAGCACCTAAGGAGCTGCTTCAGATGTTAACAACACTAAATCCGCAGTCTTCTCATATTCGATATCTACAGTACATATGCAGAATGGACTATGAGTTGGGTACACAACCTATTCCTTTCACCATGGATTGTGTAATTCTTAGAGGAGTACCAAATTTCGATGGAGTAGGTGGTTGTAGGCCAATAGTTCGAGTATATGGGCAGGATATTCTAACAGCTGATAAAGGTCGCAATGTTCTCGCGACACCATTCAAAGcaaagaaacatgttaggCGTTACAGACAG GCAGATAACATTCCGGTGAAGTTAAATGTGGGATCCTGCGTCCAAGGTGATGTGGTCCTTGAATGCTTGCATGTGGATGATGGCCTTGAAAATGAAAGGTTAATGTTTAGGGTAATGTTCAATACCTTTTTTATCCAGTCTCACATTTTACAGTTGAACTTTGAGGACATTGATGTCTCTTGGGATGCCGATCACCGGTTCGCAAAGAACTTCAAAGCAGAG GTACTCTTTTCAGAGTTTGATGCTGAATCCGATGTGTCCACCGAAATTGcctctgatgatgatgatgatgattgtGGTGATGAGATAGAAGTTGGCTCTACTGATGAGTTCTTTGAAGCAGAAGAAATCTTCAGTAATCCTGACTCGCATGATGTGCACAAGGATGCTGATACTCTTTCTGTAGCCTCTACAGATAGTACTTTAAGTGCCGAAGTCAGGAAAGTCTCACCATTTTCTAATCTTGAGCTGATGAATGATATTGATGGATCACAAGAAAGTAAAACTGATGACATGAGTTTGTCATTTGAAATACTAAATGATGAAAAGGCATGCACATCTGTTGACACCAATATTATGCATGAAGACATAACCAGAGTAGTGAACTCAAGTTTGGAAACTACAACGTATGGAAGCAGAGACAGCAGCAATTCGAGTTCTGCTACCTACAGAGATAAAGATGATGGCTGCTCAGTTGAAAATAGCAACTCTGAGAAGGATAGCACGGTGGACCCAAAGCAAGACTTGAGTCATACTGATAATGTGTTGGTCAAAGAGGTGATTATATTGGAAACTAATAGTCCGAAGGACATACAGATGATCAAAGAAGTTATCATATCTGAAGTCACCACTCCAAAACAATTGCTGGAGGGGGATACAATGGAAATTGAATCAGGCGATGCAGTCCACAATTCAGAAAGCATTGCATCAGCAGAGGTTGATAATATTGAAGGACTTGACATTGCTCTCAAGCAGGGTGAAGGAGACAGTCCAGGAGAAGGATGTGTTGTGTACGACAATGGCACCAAACAAGAAGACAACAGCAATACGGAGCAAGCTAGCATCAGTGGCACAAATGTACCAGTGATTGAGCATACAGATGAGAATAACAGGGTGGACCTTCCATCGTTAGAGAAATCACATCCGCAGAGCACAAGTGCTACCCTTGTTTTGAGTTCCAGCGAGCAAAAGATTAAGCAATCTGATGCTTCCAATAGTAATGAAACCAGAGAACAAACAGTGGGAATGGAAGCTTCGATATCCAACTCGACAGGCCAACCTTCTAATACTTCTTCAACAGTTAATATACTACCTGAAGGATGTAGCTTGGCAGCAAATGGTGCTCGAACTTGTGCTGGTACAAGTATAGTTACAGCTGACTCATCTCGACTGGTACTAAAGAAAAAAGGTTTTCTTCCTTTGTCAACATATAGTATTTTTGCTCCATTATCTCCCAGGCGTAATCCACTTCGTTCAGCATCGACAGATTTGTCCTTTCTTTCTCCATTGCAAACAGAATCAAATCAGAACTCTGTTCCTTCTACAAGTACAGAGCACAAGTGGCATCCAACACCCTCATCCTCTACATCCCTGAGATCATCAAAAGTACCATCTCTAGTAAATCCCCCTCTACGCCCAATCAAAACTGTTTCATCTCTACCTTCATCTTCACTGGAAACATATCTAGAGATGTCAACTTCCTATTCTCCAGCATCACATGCCAACCATCAACAGCATATTAACCCTCATCCTCCCTGGATACCACCACCTCGACAACTTCACCCTGCAAAGACACAGGGAAAGGATTTACATCCATTTGGTCTGTCTTTTCCTGCTTTCAAAAGGTATGGAAtcccacccccacctcctcctccacacaCTCACAGTACTCAAAAGAATTCAAGCAGCCTGATAGCTGATCATGAACAAAGAAGAGTAGAAGGGTCTTGCTCCTCTAGTCCTTTTATACAAACTGTTCTCAACTTAGGTTTTTCCTCTCCAATTTTACCATCCAAAAGTAGCATAGATATGCCAGAATTCCTCTTAGGAGCCTCTAGTTTTCTAGATGCAGAATTAACAAACAGAAGAAATATACCATCTGGCATGGATGTTCCAACTACTAGTGAAGATCCAAAGTATTTCTTTAGTGTGCCTCATTCTTTATCTCCCAAAATTTCTCACCATAATACACCACAACCTCCACCTCTGCCTCCTCTACTACCACCATTACCATTGCCAATTACATGCAATGAAACAGTACCACTTGTATGCTCAAAGTCTCCTTCAGATCCTTCATATAAAGAACCACCAATGCCACCAGAAAGACAACCCccctctccacctccacctcctggAACAAATGATCcttcaatttcaaattttgtaAACGAACAACTAGATCCTATGGAAACATGCAAGGAGTTCTTGCGGTCTGAAATGAGCACTGAAAGCTCACCCTCCACAGTTCATAGAAAAGAACATGGAGGCATTCCAACTCCACCACATCCACCAATATGCCGTTGGCCTAGGGGAGTTTCTTCAGTTCAATCCCTTACCCCTCGACCTTCAACACCCCCTCCACCCCCACCTTTTCCACCACACTTGTCTTCGCTCCAATCTCCACAACATCTGCCCTCACTTTCGCCTTCACCCTCTACACGATCCTTGCTTGTTCCTTCAAGAACAAATGTACCATCTCCACATTTACCCCAACCGCCACCTATTCATATAAATCaacctcctccacctccacctatGCTCCCTCATCGTCCATCTCTTCCTAGAAAACATGCAACTCCAGCTCCACCACCTCTGCCTAGAGAACATCAAGTAATTTTTCCTTTGCCTCCAATTTCACCTACAAGGCATGTTTTACCgtcacctccaccaccacctcctttTGGACGACATCAAGCACCTTTGCCTCCAGCTCTGCCATCTTTTGTCAGACATATCGCGCCTCCACCCCTACTCTATCCTCATTTCAGTGAAGATTTATCAACTCCACCTCTAACAACGGATGCCAGAATTCCactgccaccaccacctccacctaAAGACACCGCTGGGAATTTCGCTCCACTTCCTACCGAAGGAAGCCCACGTCCTGCTTTACCAGAATGCCAAGTTGAAGCCCCAATTCCGTTACCTCCTCTTGAAGGACTAGAAAGAATTCCACCTGCACTTTCTGCTGAAGGAGATAAAACAATTCTACTGCCTTCTCTTGTTGGAGGGTTAGAAAAAACTCCACTACAAGATGGATTTGGAGGTGGAgccccacctccacctccacctccacctcttGGGGCATATGGAGGAGCGCCActgccacccccacccccgGGAGGATATGTGGGGGCACCTacacctcctccgccaccactTGGAGTAGATGGAGTGCCTCCACCGTCGGTGCTAATACCTGGAGGATACAAAAGggcacctccacctcctttACTACCTCCGCCACTTCCCGAAGGATATGAAGGAGCACCTCCACCCCCTCCACTACCTCCTGGAGCATATGGAGGGGCTGCAGTGACACGGCTTCCGCCTCCTGGGGGATATGGAGGTGGcgctccaccacctcctcctccacccggaGAAATTGgagctccacctcctcctcctccacccggaGGTATTGgagctccacctcctcctcctccacctggAGGAATTGGagctccacctccaccaccacctatTGGAGGGCTAGGAGGAACTCCGTcccctccacctcctgctGGATTTCGAGGTGGAGgtccgtctcctcctcctcccggaggGTATGGAGGGActccgccaccacctcctcagAGAGGGCATGGAGGAGTAGGTGGCccacctccccctcctggtGCACCTGCTCCTCCAATGCCTCCTGGAGTACCTCGTGTACCCCCTCCACCTCCTGGGGTACCTGGTGGGCCCCCTCCACCTCCTGGGGTACCTGGTGGCCCCCCTCCACCTCCTGGTGGACGAGGTGGGCCCCCTCCACCTGGTGGAAGAGGCCCTGGACTTGCTCGTGCATCTACTGCAGTACGAAGGTCATCTCTAAAACCACTGCACTGGGTCAAAGTAACAAGAGCAATGCAAGGAAGTTTATGGGCCGAACTACAAAAGCAAGCAGATGCTGACAG CAATTCCGAATTCGATGTGAATGAACTGGCGTCTCTTTTTACTATTGCTCCAAAGACAAAAGGTGGCTCGAAATCAGAAGGGGCTGGAAAATCTCTTGGTTCAAAAACTGACAAAATTCACCTG ATTGATATAAGACGGGCCAATAACACAGAGATCATGTTGACGAAAATCAAAATGCCACTCTCTGAAATGATG AGTGCTGCTCTAGCTTTGGATGATTCAGTTTTGGACTCTGATATGGTTGAGAATCTCATAAAGTTTTGcccaacaaaagaagaaatggaACTTCTAAAG AACTACACCGGAGACAAAGAAGGTCTTGGAAAGTGTGAGCAG TTCTTTCTAGAATTGATGAAGGTGCCAAGGGTTGAATCGAAGTTCAGGATATTTTCATTCAAGATTCAGTTTCAGTCACAG ATTAGGGATGTTAGGAAGAATTTACAGACGGTGGCATCTGCTTGTGAGGAG AGGCTCTGA